A single region of the Ornithorhynchus anatinus isolate Pmale09 chromosome 6, mOrnAna1.pri.v4, whole genome shotgun sequence genome encodes:
- the C6H19orf18 gene encoding uncharacterized protein C19orf18 homolog isoform X1 encodes MVLAYAFSLFSGISTSFLPREFSNQKHFVAPAEVYDQLRISKPLQSNEDELLKIPIHFHFSPPQPESLRSGTDIKKHTHLSDRLEEHSLHKRAINWNRVIEHRPALSQIIVIGCTSIGFALAGGLAVWYWICKQLAKEEEEEPTSLQDKLSFWKSNKKKEEKEDDEAAHLLPSNQDETESVILSVLKSEMEKKKKKRRERKKEKKNDYSDKDPTSRGGIITSELVKVKSRKAKHEKQIKKLARKMKHLKKKMEREKGREQINKSFSTEVSENKTP; translated from the exons ATGGTTTTGGCTTATGCTTTCAGTCTTTTCAGTGGAATTTCCACTTCATTCCTACCACGTGAATTCAG TAATCAAAAACATTTTGTAGCTCCCGCAGAAGTCTATGACCAGCTCAGGATTTCAAAGCCCCTCCAATCTAATGAAGATGAATTGCTTAAAATCCCaattcatttccatttctctccacctCAACCAG AAAGCTTAAGAAGTGGGACTGACATCAAAAAGCATACCCATCTATCTGATCGCTTAGAAGAACACTCTCTGCACAAGAGAGCCATCAACTGGAATAGAG TGATCGAACACCGGCCAGCTCTCTCTCAAATCATCGTGATTGGCTGTACCTCCATTGGGTTCGCTCTGGCCGGGGGACTGGCAGTTTGGTACTGGATCTG TAAACAGCTagcaaaggaagaagaagaggaacctACTTCACTTCAGGATAAGCTTTCATTTTGGAAAAGTaacaagaaaaaggaagaaaaagaagatgaTGAAGCAGCTCATTTACTTCCATCAAATCAGGATGAAACAGAAAGTGTCATCCTCTCAG TTTTGAAATCtgaaatggagaaaaagaaaaaaaaaagaagagagaggaaaaaggaaaaaaagaatgatTACTCAGACAAAGATCCTACATCCAGAGGGGGGATCATAACATCAGAGCTGGTAAAAGTAAAATCACGAAAAGCAAAGCatgaaaaacaaatcaaaaaattggcaaggaaaatgaaacatttaaaaaagaagatggaacgagaaaaaggaagagaacaaATAAATAAGAGTTTTAGCACCGAGGTTTCTGAAAACAAGACCCCGTAA
- the C6H19orf18 gene encoding uncharacterized protein C19orf18 homolog isoform X2, producing the protein MDWFENGIDIEKFTSSDWQYIPFPHQDKIVKWVKMIQLPRWFWLMLSVFSVEFPLHSYHVNSAPAEVYDQLRISKPLQSNEDELLKIPIHFHFSPPQPESLRSGTDIKKHTHLSDRLEEHSLHKRAINWNRVIEHRPALSQIIVIGCTSIGFALAGGLAVWYWICKQLAKEEEEEPTSLQDKLSFWKSNKKKEEKEDDEAAHLLPSNQDETESVILSVLKSEMEKKKKKRRERKKEKKNDYSDKDPTSRGGIITSELVKVKSRKAKHEKQIKKLARKMKHLKKKMEREKGREQINKSFSTEVSENKTP; encoded by the exons ATGGATTGGTTTGAAAATGGGATAGATATAGAGAAATTTACTTCTTCTGATTGGCAATATATTCCCTTTCCTCACCAGGATAAAATTGTTAAGTGGGTTAAAATGATTCAGTTGCCAAGATGGTTTTGGCTTATGCTTTCAGTCTTTTCAGTGGAATTTCCACTTCATTCCTACCACGTGAATTCAG CTCCCGCAGAAGTCTATGACCAGCTCAGGATTTCAAAGCCCCTCCAATCTAATGAAGATGAATTGCTTAAAATCCCaattcatttccatttctctccacctCAACCAG AAAGCTTAAGAAGTGGGACTGACATCAAAAAGCATACCCATCTATCTGATCGCTTAGAAGAACACTCTCTGCACAAGAGAGCCATCAACTGGAATAGAG TGATCGAACACCGGCCAGCTCTCTCTCAAATCATCGTGATTGGCTGTACCTCCATTGGGTTCGCTCTGGCCGGGGGACTGGCAGTTTGGTACTGGATCTG TAAACAGCTagcaaaggaagaagaagaggaacctACTTCACTTCAGGATAAGCTTTCATTTTGGAAAAGTaacaagaaaaaggaagaaaaagaagatgaTGAAGCAGCTCATTTACTTCCATCAAATCAGGATGAAACAGAAAGTGTCATCCTCTCAG TTTTGAAATCtgaaatggagaaaaagaaaaaaaaaagaagagagaggaaaaaggaaaaaaagaatgatTACTCAGACAAAGATCCTACATCCAGAGGGGGGATCATAACATCAGAGCTGGTAAAAGTAAAATCACGAAAAGCAAAGCatgaaaaacaaatcaaaaaattggcaaggaaaatgaaacatttaaaaaagaagatggaacgagaaaaaggaagagaacaaATAAATAAGAGTTTTAGCACCGAGGTTTCTGAAAACAAGACCCCGTAA
- the C6H19orf18 gene encoding uncharacterized protein C19orf18 homolog isoform X3 has protein sequence MDWFENGIDIEKFTSSDWQYIPFPHQDKIVKWVKMIQLPRWFWLMLSVFSVEFPLHSYHVNSEVYDQLRISKPLQSNEDELLKIPIHFHFSPPQPESLRSGTDIKKHTHLSDRLEEHSLHKRAINWNRVIEHRPALSQIIVIGCTSIGFALAGGLAVWYWICKQLAKEEEEEPTSLQDKLSFWKSNKKKEEKEDDEAAHLLPSNQDETESVILSVLKSEMEKKKKKRRERKKEKKNDYSDKDPTSRGGIITSELVKVKSRKAKHEKQIKKLARKMKHLKKKMEREKGREQINKSFSTEVSENKTP, from the exons ATGGATTGGTTTGAAAATGGGATAGATATAGAGAAATTTACTTCTTCTGATTGGCAATATATTCCCTTTCCTCACCAGGATAAAATTGTTAAGTGGGTTAAAATGATTCAGTTGCCAAGATGGTTTTGGCTTATGCTTTCAGTCTTTTCAGTGGAATTTCCACTTCATTCCTACCACGTGAATTCAG AAGTCTATGACCAGCTCAGGATTTCAAAGCCCCTCCAATCTAATGAAGATGAATTGCTTAAAATCCCaattcatttccatttctctccacctCAACCAG AAAGCTTAAGAAGTGGGACTGACATCAAAAAGCATACCCATCTATCTGATCGCTTAGAAGAACACTCTCTGCACAAGAGAGCCATCAACTGGAATAGAG TGATCGAACACCGGCCAGCTCTCTCTCAAATCATCGTGATTGGCTGTACCTCCATTGGGTTCGCTCTGGCCGGGGGACTGGCAGTTTGGTACTGGATCTG TAAACAGCTagcaaaggaagaagaagaggaacctACTTCACTTCAGGATAAGCTTTCATTTTGGAAAAGTaacaagaaaaaggaagaaaaagaagatgaTGAAGCAGCTCATTTACTTCCATCAAATCAGGATGAAACAGAAAGTGTCATCCTCTCAG TTTTGAAATCtgaaatggagaaaaagaaaaaaaaaagaagagagaggaaaaaggaaaaaaagaatgatTACTCAGACAAAGATCCTACATCCAGAGGGGGGATCATAACATCAGAGCTGGTAAAAGTAAAATCACGAAAAGCAAAGCatgaaaaacaaatcaaaaaattggcaaggaaaatgaaacatttaaaaaagaagatggaacgagaaaaaggaagagaacaaATAAATAAGAGTTTTAGCACCGAGGTTTCTGAAAACAAGACCCCGTAA